In a single window of the Mesoplodon densirostris isolate mMesDen1 chromosome 16, mMesDen1 primary haplotype, whole genome shotgun sequence genome:
- the FUS gene encoding RNA-binding protein FUS isoform X1, with protein MASNDYTQQATQSYGAYPTQPGQGYSQQSSQPYGQQSYSGYGQSADTSGYSQSSYGSSYGQTQNTGYGTQSTPQGYGSTSGYGSSQSSQSSYGQQSSYPGYGQQPAPSSTSGSYSSSSQSSGYGQPQSGGYGQQPGYGGQQQSYGQQQSYNPPQGYGQQNQYNSSSGGGGGGGGNYGQDQSSMSGGGGGGYGNQDQSGGGGYGGGQQDRGGRGRGGGGGYSRSSGGYEPRGRGGGRGGRGGMGGSDRGGFNKFGGPRDQGSRHDSEQDNSDNNTIFVQGLGENVTIESVADYFKQIGIIKTNKKTGQPMINLYTDRETGKLKGEATVSFDDPPSAKAAIDWFDGKEFSGNPIKVSFATRRADFNRGGGNGRGGRGRGGPMGRGGYGGGGSGGGGRGGFPSGGGGGGGQQRAGDWKCPNPTCENMNFSWRNECNQCKAPKPDGPGGGPGGSHMGGNYGDDRRGGRGGYDRGGYRGRGGDRGGFRGGRGGGDRGGFGPGKMDSRGEHRQDRRERPY; from the exons ATGGCCTCAAACG actaTACTCAACAAGCAACCCAAAG TTATGGGGCCTACCCAACCCAGCCTGGGCAGGGCTATTCCCAGCAGAGCAGTCAGCCCTATGGACAGCAGAGTTACAGTGGCTACGGCCAGTCAGCGGACACTTCAGGCTACAGCCAGAGCAGCTATGGTAGTTCTTACGGACAGACCCAGAACA caggCTATGGCACACAGTCAACTCCCCAGGGATATGGCTCAACTAGTGGCTATGGCAGTAGCCAAAGTTCTCAGTCGTCTTACGGGCAGCAGTCCTCATACCCTGGCTATGGCCAGCAGCCAGCTCCTAGCAGCACTTCGGGAAG TTACAGTAGCAGTTCTCAGAGCAGCGGCTATGGGCAGCCCCAGAGTGGGGGCTATGGCCAACAGCCTGGCTATGGTGGACAGCAGCAAAGCTATGGACAGCAGCAAAGCTATAATCCCCCTCAGGGCTATGGGCAGCAGAACCAGTACAACAGCAGCAGTGGAGGTGGAGGGGGTGGTGGAG GTAATTATGGCCAAGATCAGTCCTCCAtgagtggtggtggtggcggcggTTATGGCAATCAGGACCAGAGTGGTGGCGGCGGCTACGGGGGAGGCCAGCAAGACCGTGGGGGCCGTGGCCGGGGCGGTGGCGGTGGTTACAGCCGCAGCAGTGGTGGCTATGAACCCAGAGGTCGTGGAGGCGGCCGTGGAGGCAGAGGCGGCATGGG CGGAAGTGACCGTGGTGGCTTCAATAAATTTGGTG GCCCTCGGGACCAAGGATCACGTCATGACTCTG AACAGGATAATTCAGACAACAACACCATCTTCGTTCAAGGCCTGGGCGAGAATGTTACAATTGAGTCTGTAGCTGATTACTTCAAGCAGATTGGTATCATTAAG ACAAATAAGAAAACAGGACAGCCCATGATTAATCTGTACACAGACAGGGAAACAGGCAAGCTGAAGGGAGAGGCAACAGTATCATTTGATGACCCACCTTCTGCTAAAGCAGCTATTGACTGGTTTGATG gTAAAGAATTCTCTGGGAATCCTATCAAGGTCTCATTTGCTACTCGGCGAGCAGACTTCAATCGGGGTGGTGGCAATGGTCGTGGAGGCCGAGGACGAGGAG GACCCATGGGCCGTGGAGGCTATGGAGGTGGTGGCAGTGGCGGCGGTGGCCGAGGAGGATTCCCCagtggcggcggtggcggcggagGACAGCAGCGAGCTGGGGACTGGAAGTGTCCTAATCC tACGTGTGAGAACATGAACTTCTCTTGGAGGAATGAATGCAACCAATGTAAGGCCCCTAAACCAGATGGCCCAGGAGGGGGACCAGGAGGCTCTCATATGG gGGGAAACTATGGAGATGATCGTCGTGGTGGCAGAGGAGGCTATGATCGGGGCGGCTACCGAGGCCGAGGCGGGGACCGTGGGGGCTTCCGAGGGGGCCGGGGTGGTGGGGACAGAGGTGGCTTTGGCCCTGGCAAGATGGACTCCAG GGGTGAGCACAGACAGGATCGCAGGGAGAGGCCGTATTAG
- the FUS gene encoding RNA-binding protein FUS isoform X2 has translation MASNDYTQQATQSYGAYPTQPGQGYSQQSSQPYGQQSYSGYGQSADTSGYSQSSYGSSYGQTQNSYGTQSTPQGYGSTSGYGSSQSSQSSYGQQSSYPGYGQQPAPSSTSGSYSSSSQSSGYGQPQSGGYGQQPGYGGQQQSYGQQQSYNPPQGYGQQNQYNSSSGGGGGGGGNYGQDQSSMSGGGGGGYGNQDQSGGGGYGGGQQDRGGRGRGGGGGYSRSSGGYEPRGRGGGRGGRGGMGGSDRGGFNKFGGPRDQGSRHDSEQDNSDNNTIFVQGLGENVTIESVADYFKQIGIIKTNKKTGQPMINLYTDRETGKLKGEATVSFDDPPSAKAAIDWFDGKEFSGNPIKVSFATRRADFNRGGGNGRGGRGRGGPMGRGGYGGGGSGGGGRGGFPSGGGGGGGQQRAGDWKCPNPTCENMNFSWRNECNQCKAPKPDGPGGGPGGSHMGGNYGDDRRGGRGGYDRGGYRGRGGDRGGFRGGRGGGDRGGFGPGKMDSRGEHRQDRRERPY, from the exons ATGGCCTCAAACG actaTACTCAACAAGCAACCCAAAG TTATGGGGCCTACCCAACCCAGCCTGGGCAGGGCTATTCCCAGCAGAGCAGTCAGCCCTATGGACAGCAGAGTTACAGTGGCTACGGCCAGTCAGCGGACACTTCAGGCTACAGCCAGAGCAGCTATGGTAGTTCTTACGGACAGACCCAGAACA gCTATGGCACACAGTCAACTCCCCAGGGATATGGCTCAACTAGTGGCTATGGCAGTAGCCAAAGTTCTCAGTCGTCTTACGGGCAGCAGTCCTCATACCCTGGCTATGGCCAGCAGCCAGCTCCTAGCAGCACTTCGGGAAG TTACAGTAGCAGTTCTCAGAGCAGCGGCTATGGGCAGCCCCAGAGTGGGGGCTATGGCCAACAGCCTGGCTATGGTGGACAGCAGCAAAGCTATGGACAGCAGCAAAGCTATAATCCCCCTCAGGGCTATGGGCAGCAGAACCAGTACAACAGCAGCAGTGGAGGTGGAGGGGGTGGTGGAG GTAATTATGGCCAAGATCAGTCCTCCAtgagtggtggtggtggcggcggTTATGGCAATCAGGACCAGAGTGGTGGCGGCGGCTACGGGGGAGGCCAGCAAGACCGTGGGGGCCGTGGCCGGGGCGGTGGCGGTGGTTACAGCCGCAGCAGTGGTGGCTATGAACCCAGAGGTCGTGGAGGCGGCCGTGGAGGCAGAGGCGGCATGGG CGGAAGTGACCGTGGTGGCTTCAATAAATTTGGTG GCCCTCGGGACCAAGGATCACGTCATGACTCTG AACAGGATAATTCAGACAACAACACCATCTTCGTTCAAGGCCTGGGCGAGAATGTTACAATTGAGTCTGTAGCTGATTACTTCAAGCAGATTGGTATCATTAAG ACAAATAAGAAAACAGGACAGCCCATGATTAATCTGTACACAGACAGGGAAACAGGCAAGCTGAAGGGAGAGGCAACAGTATCATTTGATGACCCACCTTCTGCTAAAGCAGCTATTGACTGGTTTGATG gTAAAGAATTCTCTGGGAATCCTATCAAGGTCTCATTTGCTACTCGGCGAGCAGACTTCAATCGGGGTGGTGGCAATGGTCGTGGAGGCCGAGGACGAGGAG GACCCATGGGCCGTGGAGGCTATGGAGGTGGTGGCAGTGGCGGCGGTGGCCGAGGAGGATTCCCCagtggcggcggtggcggcggagGACAGCAGCGAGCTGGGGACTGGAAGTGTCCTAATCC tACGTGTGAGAACATGAACTTCTCTTGGAGGAATGAATGCAACCAATGTAAGGCCCCTAAACCAGATGGCCCAGGAGGGGGACCAGGAGGCTCTCATATGG gGGGAAACTATGGAGATGATCGTCGTGGTGGCAGAGGAGGCTATGATCGGGGCGGCTACCGAGGCCGAGGCGGGGACCGTGGGGGCTTCCGAGGGGGCCGGGGTGGTGGGGACAGAGGTGGCTTTGGCCCTGGCAAGATGGACTCCAG GGGTGAGCACAGACAGGATCGCAGGGAGAGGCCGTATTAG